In uncultured Desulfuromonas sp., the genomic stretch TGAAGGAGATTCTCGACCAGGGACGGATCTCATTGAGTTTCGAATTTTTTCCACCCAAAACACCTGTTGGTTGGGAGCGGTTATTTGACAATATTGCCGAGCTGGCTCCATTGGCCCCCTCGTCGGTCAGTGTGACCTACGGAGCCGGTGGATCTACCCGGAGTCAGACCCATGATCTGGTGTTGCGGATTCATAACGAAATTGGGGTTACTGTCGTACCGCATCAGACATGCGTGGCGGCAACGCGCGATGATGTTGCGACAATACTCGCCGAATATGAGCAGAACGGCATCGAAAATGTGTTGGCTTTGCGTGGTGATCCACCACTGGATGATCCCGGTTGGACCCCTCCCGCGGATGGTTTTGAGCACGCTATTGACCTTGTAACGTTTATACGTGCGCGGTTTCCGGGCTTCAGCATTGGAGTCGCCGGTTTTCCCGAAGGCCATCCTGAAATGCCCAACCGTTTGCAGGAAATTGATTATCTTAAACAGAAAGTGGATGCTGGCGCGGACTACATTGTCACTCAGCTCTTTTTTGATAATCGAGACTTTTATGACTTTTGTGACCGCTGTCGTTTGGCTGGGATAGATGTACCGATTATCGCCGGTATCATGCCGTTGCGGAATCGTAAAGGGATGATGCGCATGGCCGAACTGGCTGCCGGGGCACGTTTCCCGGCACCTCTATTGCGTCGGGTTACTCAAGCGCAGAGTGAAGAAGCTGTTGAACAGGTTGGCATCGACTGGGCCATTGAACAGGTTAAAGACCTTGTTGCCCATCAGGTCAGTGGTATTCATTTCTATACGCTGAACAGTGCTACTGCGACCAGTGAGATTTTTTCACGATTGGGCTTACGCTAGAAGCGGCCACTCACTGCGAGGAGAGCTTAAACAACACAAGGGAGTGGCACGCCACTCCCTTGTGTTGTTTAAAGAACGGCCTTCGACTCAGTCATCCGTCCCCAGGACAACGGCAGACGCTTTAATGATGGCATAAGCCGTTTTGCCTTTGCTGAGGCCCAGAGCTTCGGCGGCATCTTTTGAAATAATTGAGGTGATTACCTCTCCGCCGGGCAGTTCCAGAATGATTTCCGCGTTGACTTGGCCGAGAATAATGTCTTTGATTGTGCCTTTCAGGTTGTTGCGCGCGCTCAGTTTCATGGTTATCTCCATCTTGTGAAAGGGTTAAAAGCTCAATGTGTTGCGGGCTCAGTCTTTGTGTCGCAATCACAACTTGAAATATAGCACTTTTCCGGTTGATGCTCAACGAATCACAAAGCCGTAGCGTTCCAGAATATTGGTGGCTTTTTCGGTTGAGAGAAACGCGGCAAATGCGCCGGCTTCGGCACTTTTTTCACCGCTGTGTGTCAGAGCAATCGGGTAGGTGACTTCATTGTAAAGGTGTTGGGGAACGTCAAGAAGTATCTTGGCATGCTGTGCCAGAAGGGCATCGGTTTTATAAACAAACGCACCGTCAACTTCTCCGCGGTCTGCATAAAGCAACGCCTGGCGAACATCCTTGGCAAGTACCAGCCGCGTTTGCAGCTGTTCATAGAGACCGGCGGCTTGCAGGGCTTGCTGGGCATATTGACCGGCTGGAACACTTTTCGGACTGCCTATGGCCAAGG encodes the following:
- the metF gene encoding methylenetetrahydrofolate reductase [NAD(P)H] is translated as MLMKEILDQGRISLSFEFFPPKTPVGWERLFDNIAELAPLAPSSVSVTYGAGGSTRSQTHDLVLRIHNEIGVTVVPHQTCVAATRDDVATILAEYEQNGIENVLALRGDPPLDDPGWTPPADGFEHAIDLVTFIRARFPGFSIGVAGFPEGHPEMPNRLQEIDYLKQKVDAGADYIVTQLFFDNRDFYDFCDRCRLAGIDVPIIAGIMPLRNRKGMMRMAELAAGARFPAPLLRRVTQAQSEEAVEQVGIDWAIEQVKDLVAHQVSGIHFYTLNSATATSEIFSRLGLR
- a CDS encoding molybdopterin-binding protein is translated as MKLSARNNLKGTIKDIILGQVNAEIILELPGGEVITSIISKDAAEALGLSKGKTAYAIIKASAVVLGTDD